In Candidatus Desulforudis audaxviator MP104C, a genomic segment contains:
- the glmM gene encoding phosphoglucosamine mutase — protein MGALFGTDGVRGLANEELSPELAFKLGRAGAFVLQEETGARALVIGRDTRLSGDMLEAALVAGICSVGVDVIRVGVLPTPAIAYLSRAPEAGGGVVISASHNPYEDNGIKFFGANGYKLPDRLEDRIEHLVLTAGGALPTPSGIGVGRVREMPDAMERYVRFACGTGPSDLAGLKIVVDCANGAAYQVAPQVLGRLGASVVPLFDTPDGTNINAGCGSTHPHVLQQAVPAEGADLGLAFDGDADRLIAVDEHGRLVDGDHLLVICGRHMRRHGRLAGNTMVVTVMSNLGLHLALREAGIRVLQTKVGDRYVLEEMLRSGCCLGGEQSGHIIFTEYNTTGDGIITALQLLKVMRETGRPLSQLAAQMERLPQLLENVRVRDRNAVMSSPALWEAIARYEHGLNGEGRILVRPSGTEPLVRVMAEARNETLLTKVVEELVRVVTEIDRQQAG, from the coding sequence ATGGGCGCGCTGTTTGGCACTGACGGGGTGCGCGGCCTTGCCAACGAGGAACTTTCGCCCGAACTGGCCTTCAAACTCGGCCGGGCGGGCGCCTTCGTGCTCCAGGAGGAGACCGGCGCGCGGGCGCTGGTTATCGGGCGGGACACCCGGCTCTCCGGGGATATGCTCGAGGCCGCCCTGGTCGCCGGCATCTGCTCGGTGGGCGTGGACGTCATCCGGGTGGGGGTGCTGCCCACCCCGGCCATCGCCTACCTGTCGCGGGCCCCGGAGGCCGGCGGTGGCGTGGTCATCTCGGCGTCGCACAACCCGTACGAGGACAACGGCATCAAGTTTTTCGGGGCCAACGGCTACAAGCTGCCGGACCGGTTGGAGGACCGCATCGAGCACCTGGTCCTGACCGCCGGCGGTGCCCTGCCCACCCCCTCCGGGATCGGCGTGGGCCGGGTACGGGAGATGCCCGACGCCATGGAGCGCTACGTCCGGTTCGCCTGCGGGACCGGGCCGTCTGACCTTGCGGGGCTGAAAATCGTGGTGGACTGCGCCAACGGCGCCGCCTACCAGGTGGCGCCCCAGGTGCTGGGCCGCCTCGGCGCGAGCGTCGTCCCGCTGTTTGATACCCCGGACGGCACCAACATCAACGCGGGCTGCGGCTCCACCCACCCGCACGTGCTGCAGCAGGCGGTGCCGGCTGAGGGGGCGGACCTGGGCCTCGCCTTCGATGGCGACGCCGACCGGCTGATCGCGGTCGACGAGCACGGCCGCCTGGTGGACGGCGACCACCTGCTGGTCATCTGCGGCCGGCACATGCGCCGGCACGGGCGCCTGGCGGGGAACACGATGGTGGTCACGGTGATGAGCAACCTCGGGTTGCACTTGGCCCTGCGCGAAGCCGGTATCCGGGTGCTGCAGACCAAGGTGGGCGACCGGTACGTCCTGGAGGAGATGCTCCGGTCGGGGTGCTGCCTGGGAGGGGAGCAGTCGGGCCACATCATCTTCACCGAGTACAACACCACCGGGGACGGGATCATCACCGCCCTGCAGCTCCTCAAGGTGATGCGGGAGACCGGCCGGCCCCTGTCGCAACTGGCCGCCCAGATGGAGCGGCTGCCCCAGCTCTTGGAGAACGTGCGCGTCCGGGACCGGAACGCGGTCATGTCGAGCCCGGCGCTGTGGGAGGCCATCGCCCGGTACGAGCACGGCTTAAACGGCGAGGGGCGCATCCTGGTCCGGCCCTCGGGCACCGAGCCCCTGGTGCGGGTTATGGCCGAGGCCCGGAACGAAACCCTCTTGACGAAGGTGGTGGAAGAGCTGGTCCGGGTCGTCACCGAGATCGACCGGCAGCAGGCGGGATAA